ACTAAACTAGATCACTGGTTATAAACTTAGAACTTTTGTCATGATCTAATTTCTGATTTCTTTGTTCAGCCGTTCGTAGAGTTGGTGGCATCATTATCTCATGTGACAAGGGAAGTGTCTACTCAATATGGCACATGTTCCAATATTTGTATATTCTGTCTTCTACAAACTATCTATTGCTACTGCTAACCGTATCTGAAATCATTTTCTGTAACATCAGGATGAGAAAGCAGCCACTGAAATTCTGCTCTCAAAGATCATATTGATTTTCAAACAGGGTAAGGTCAACTAAAGGGTGTTCCCCAAGCAATTGGTGATATGGGATTTCAGTTTATGGAGGATATAGTATGGGACCCTAGTGGGTGAGAAGACCACCCCTCCGATCCAATATGCCACAAAGAAGGATGTTTTGAGCTTGATGCAAATGGCTGAAATATCATCTCCTTTATATGAGTATCACTCAAGAAAAGCTCATGTATCAGTttatatacaaaagaaaaaaaaagaggtgtgTGAGCAAGAGAGATAGATTTGAGCTTTAACCagagaaaattcaaaaccatAGATTCAGATATCAAATATCAGTCACAAATTCAAATAGAACAAAAGGCTGGAATTCTACCACAAGGAGAATCCCATAATGCATACATTCATAAGTGATAGAATATGCATTTAATGAGCAGGCTTCCAAGAAGAGATTGCATAAATGATGCGTCCCTTCCACCCCTGTAGCAACCATTGCCCATCTTcatcaatcataaaatctttGTGGTAGCATGATTTCACCCTCTTTTTCGCTATCTTAACAATCTCCTGGTCCAAAGGGAGCTGCCTGAACCCAGCCCTCTCATTACGAACCTGCCACTGCTTGTATGTCTCTGGTCTCTCAATTCTCTCAGAGCCTTCACATGCAATAGCATTCATAGCCTCCCACCCAAACAATTCTTTCTCAATCAGTCTCCTCTCATAACTCTGGCGGGGGACATTAGTCTCAAGCATATCATATAAAGCAGAAAAGTGGAAGAGAGCCTCTCGGAATCGTGTCATAAAGAATGGGACGCCATAGGCTCCATTCACAATCCCCTCTATGAAAATATCTGGATTCATCTTCCTAATCAGATTCAGAACAATATTCCTTGGACTCTCCACTACCACACTTTCATCAAGAAGGCTTCTAAATCTATATCGACAGTTCACGACAACAAGCTCCCCAGTGTTGATTTTGAGATCCTCAATTTGAATTGTTTCCCATTTTTGCGCTATGGCATTGAACTCAAATGGAACATTAAAACTCCTGGCGTAATTTGCTAACCGACGCCCTGTCTCTTCAACTCTTTCTACAGGTCGGAAGCCTGGTTGTGGAAGATCAATTCCAGTAATCCGAAGCTTGGGAGGTCCCCCAGCCCTAGATGAGAGGCGCTGTATGAAGGAAGGCCATTGGAAACCATAGAAAATACCAAAATCAATAATATGGAGTCTGGCTGCTTTCTCTGCTACCTTTGTAATTGTCTTATTTAAGACAAAATTAGTGACCTTCTTAAATGGGGAAACAGCAAGAAGTAGATGGTAAGCCTTCAAGACATTGGCAGCGGATGGCTTGGTAAGGATGCCTTTGTAAATCTGAGTACCAGAACCAGCCAAGCGAGCCTCAAGGCCATTGGCAAAATAGTAAGCCATTCTCTGCACCCCATCACCCATAGGAGAAGCATGTTGTCTGATCTGCTTCAGTTGCTCATTTGCGCTCCTCCGATCATCAGCTGCAACAGCTTGTGCGCAAAGAGTCAAGAGAGTTCTCAAATCCACCAAATCCCTTTTACCACCCTTTTTCCGTCCACGAGAACTTCCACCATTAGATCCTTTCAATCCACCCTCCTGCTGCACAGTCTTACTTGCCTCATTTTGCAAGGATTCACGGAGAGCAGCTTCACCTTTATCTGCATCACATAGCAACACCCGATCGAACATTTCTGATGTTACTGTCACTTCATCACAAACTGCAGGCTGTTTGTTACTCCTTTCTTCCTCAGAATCCAAATGCCCCAAATGAGAATTCTTCTTACCCCTCGACTCACCCATGAAATACCCATTAGCATGCTTCTCCATCTCAACTACCGCTTCATTGGGGCCTTTGTTCATCCCATGAACTAGCAGCCCCGAATTGTCCTTCGCCATGTGATCAAACAAACCATTACCATTTGGAAGGAATCTACTTGCTTCCTCAAGCCCCCTTTTGAAATGCAAAACCGACTCGCTATCATTAAATATATCGGGGACCTTAAAGATACTCATTGGACGATCCCCAAAACCATCTATGGTAGTATTGGGGCTGTTTGATGAGCTGAAAGCAGAGTGAGAAGTGCACTGGAAAGCAATATTGCTGGGGCTATTTGAAGAGCTGAAAGAAGACTGAGAAGTGGACTGAAAATCAATCTGACCGGATTTGTACTGCTCATAATCAAAATTCCACCCAGTTTCCACCGATTTACCATAACTAGTAGTACTACTAGAATAAACACCATAATTTGCAGTGGGGTTTTCATGATTTTCCTCCGCGCTAGGAGACAGGTGGTGATCCTTTGAAGCAGGATACTCCTTCCCAATAACTTCATAGAACGATTTCTCAGTGGCTTCAAGAGCCAAAGATTCCTGAAACATGCGGGTCTTCTCTTCCACGTCTTCCTCCATAAGCAATTGGCTTACGTACCTAATAACCACATCACTAAAATCACAGTCCTCCTGAGGATCTTCCTCCACGCCCACACTCGACCATGAGGCCACATTACCACCGCTGGGATCGGGCTGAAATGGCGGAATGAATACATTGTTTTGCTCTAAAAAAGGCACCTGCAATCCCAACCCACTACTGGGATTCTCACCCGACAAAATTGAACCGTAGACTTCAC
This DNA window, taken from Vitis riparia cultivar Riparia Gloire de Montpellier isolate 1030 chromosome 13, EGFV_Vit.rip_1.0, whole genome shotgun sequence, encodes the following:
- the LOC117927723 gene encoding scarecrow-like protein 9 encodes the protein MDEHLSGLYPSVNGIKFSEVYGSILSGENPSSGLGLQVPFLEQNNVFIPPFQPDPSGGNVASWSSVGVEEDPQEDCDFSDVVIRYVSQLLMEEDVEEKTRMFQESLALEATEKSFYEVIGKEYPASKDHHLSPSAEENHENPTANYGVYSSSTTSYGKSVETGWNFDYEQYKSGQIDFQSTSQSSFSSSNSPSNIAFQCTSHSAFSSSNSPNTTIDGFGDRPMSIFKVPDIFNDSESVLHFKRGLEEASRFLPNGNGLFDHMAKDNSGLLVHGMNKGPNEAVVEMEKHANGYFMGESRGKKNSHLGHLDSEEERSNKQPAVCDEVTVTSEMFDRVLLCDADKGEAALRESLQNEASKTVQQEGGLKGSNGGSSRGRKKGGKRDLVDLRTLLTLCAQAVAADDRRSANEQLKQIRQHASPMGDGVQRMAYYFANGLEARLAGSGTQIYKGILTKPSAANVLKAYHLLLAVSPFKKVTNFVLNKTITKVAEKAARLHIIDFGIFYGFQWPSFIQRLSSRAGGPPKLRITGIDLPQPGFRPVERVEETGRRLANYARSFNVPFEFNAIAQKWETIQIEDLKINTGELVVVNCRYRFRSLLDESVVVESPRNIVLNLIRKMNPDIFIEGIVNGAYGVPFFMTRFREALFHFSALYDMLETNVPRQSYERRLIEKELFGWEAMNAIACEGSERIERPETYKQWQVRNERAGFRQLPLDQEIVKIAKKRVKSCYHKDFMIDEDGQWLLQGWKGRIIYAISSWKPAH